The genomic stretch CTTCCACATTTCCTTTCGGAAGAGAAACATCATCTGGGAGACTGACATCATCTTTAGACTCTTTTGAACTTtgctttgaaaatgaaaatttggGTAATGAAAATCTTGGCTTTTTCAATTTGGCATCAAGGTCTGTAGTGGGTGCCCCCTCTATTGAAGTACCTGAGGATTCTTTGGTATCAATATCTGGAAGTTGTATGTCTGTTTTGGCCTCTAATGATGCAATGTCTACTTTTGGGACATCAAGGTTGACATCAGCCTCAGGGGCTTTAAcgtttgtttttgaaaatgaaaatcttggCAATGTCCAGCTTGTCTTTCTCAACTTGCCATCACCCTCTATCATTGGTGCCTGTGAGACTGAAATTGAACCATCAGACTCTTTGGGTAATGTGAATGTTGGCATTTTTAATTTGGATGGTGATCCTTCAACATTACTTGTCTGAACATCACTTCCAGGAGCTTTGATTTCTACTTTGGCAGAAGATTCTTTTAGTTCAACATGAGGGAGTTTGATTCCAGCTTTGGCTTCTGGTAGAGTCACATCTACATCTATCTTTGATAAGTCTAAATCAATGTCAGGCCGTTTGATTTGAGGCCCAGAAAAACCAAGACTTGGCAGTTTAAACATGCTTCCTTTTCCTTCATGTTCAGTTCCTGTAGTTTTAATATCTATTGATGGGCCTTCAGTGCCAATGCTGGGTGCTGCAATGTCAACTGCAAGAACCTCTTCAGGAATTTTAATGTCATCTCCATCAATTTTGacgtctctgtctctgtcgGGCACCTCTACAGTGGCACTTGGAGTACCAACTCCAAATTTTGGTAATTTGAATGTCggcattttcaattttgatgGTGATCCTTCTGAACCCTTTGTTGCAATCTTTATCTCAGGAGCTTTAATTTCCACTTCAGACTCTTTGACTGCAACATTGGGAAGTTCAATTTTAGCTTTAGCTTCTGGTAATGGGATATCTACATCTTTCTTTGATAAGCTCAAATCGATTTCTGGCCCTTTTACCTTGGACATTGAGATGCCAAactttggcattttaaacttgcTTCCTGATCCTTCAAATTGACTTCCTTTAGCTTTCACATCTACAGATAGGCCTTCAGTGTCAATGCTGGGTGCAGTGACATCCACTGTAGCTCCATCAATTTTAATATCTTTGTCCACATCAGGTACTTCCACACTGACCTTTGGAGTAGCAGCTCCAAATTTGGGTAATGTGAATGTTGGCATTTTAAGTTTTGACGGTGATCCTTCAGTATTACCTGTATGAGCTTCCATCTCAGGAGCTTTAATTTGCACTGcaggttgttttattttgacatctgAAAGTTGAACTTCAGCTTTGGCTTCTGGGAGTGTAACATCCACATCTTTCTTTGATAAGCTCAAATCAATTTCAGGCCCTTTAATCTTTGGCATTGAGATGCCAAACTTTGGCATTTTAAACCTACTTCCTTGCCCATCAACTTCTGCTTCATACTCTGGTAGTTTCATATCCACTTCCCCTCCTTTCACTTCCACCTCTCCTTCTGGAATTGCAACATTTGCATCCTGAAGACTGGCATCAACTTCTGGGGCCTTAACActtgtttttgaaaaagaaaatctgggcAGTGAAAACCTTGGTTTTTTCAGTTTGGCATCTACCTCAATATCTGGTTGTTGCTCTATCACAGCACTGCCTGAAGGCTTTTTGACTTCAACCTCTGGCAGATGGACCTCTGCTTTAACTTCTGGTACATCAACATCTGTGTGTGGCACAGATATGTGCATGTCAGCTCCATCAATTTGGATTTCCGTGTCTATATCAGGTAGTTCAGTGCTGACATTTGGAGTTGCAGCTCCAAATTTTGGGAATTTGAATGTTGGCAATTGAAATTTTGATGGTGATCCTTTTACACTGCTTAATTGAGCTTCAATCTCAGGAGCTTTAATTTCCACTTTAGCAGAAGGTTCTTTGAGTTCAACATCGGGGAGATTGACTTCAGCTTTGGCGTCTGGTAGTGTGAAGTCTACATCTTTCTTTGATAAGCTGAAATCAATTTCAGGTCCTTTCACTTTTGGCATTGAGATTCCAAACTTTGGCATTTTGAACTTGCCTCCTTGCCCATCAATTTCTGCTTCACACTCTGATGGTTTCATATCCACAGCAATTTTAGAAGCTTCTGGGAGTTCAACATCATCTTTAGCCTCTGGTAGTGTTACATCTACATCTTTCTTGGGGAAGCTTAAATCAATTTCAggtccttttacttttggcattttgattccaaactttggcaTTTGAAACTTGCCTCTGTGTCCTTCAAGTTCAACATCAGTGTGCAGAGGTTTGATTTTCACTTCAGGTTTTTTAACCTCCACCCTTTCCTCTGGAATCAAAACCTCTGCTTTTCCAAGACTGGCATCAATTTTAGGGGTCTCTGGGAGTTTGAGCTCAGTTTTAGTCTCTGGTAGTGTGATATCTGTGTCTTTCTTTGATAAACTTACATCTACATCAGGCCCTTTTACTTTAGGCATAGAGAAACTGAAATTTGGCATTTTGAATTTTGAAGGTGATCCTTCTGTATCTTTAGCTAAAACCTCAATCACAGGCGCTTTCATTTCTACTTCGGCAGAAGGTTGTTTTAGTTCAACATCAGGGAAGTTGACATCTGCTTTTGCTTCTGGTATTCTGACATCTATATCTTTCTTTGATAAGCCAAGATGAAATTCAGGTCCTTTTACCTTTGGCATGGACATTCCAAACTTTGGCATTTTGAACTCGCTTCCTTGTCCTTTAACTTCTGTCTGCAAAGGTTTAACGTCCAGCTCAGCTTCTTCAGCTTTGGCCTTAGCCTCTGGAATCAAAACATTCACTTCCACCTTTCCCTCTGGAATTGCAACTTTTGCATCTTGAAGACTGGCATCAACTTCTGGGGACTTAACACTtggttttgaaaaagaaaatctgggcagtgaaaaccttgtttttttcagtttggcATCAACCTCAACACCTTGCTGTTGCTTTGTTACAACACTGCCTGATGGCTTTTTGACTTCAACCTCTGGAAGATGGACCTCAGCTTTAACTTCTGGAACATCAACATCTGTGTGTGGCACAGATATGTGCATGTCAGCTCCATCAGTTTTGATTTCTGTGTCTATATCAGGTAGTTCAGTGGTGACATTTGGAGTTGCAGCTCCAAATTTAGGAAATTTGAATGTTGGCAATTGAAATTTTGATGGTGATCCTTTTACACTGCTTAATTGAGCTTCAATCTCAGGAGCTTTAATTTCCACTTTAGCAGAAGGTTCTTTGAGTTCAACATCGGGGAGATTGACTTCAGCTTTGGCGTCTGGTAGTGTGAAGTCTACATCTTTCTTTGATAAGCTGAAATCAATTTCAGGTCCTTTCACTTTTGGCATTGAGATTCCAAACTTTGGCATTTTGAACTTGCCTCCTTGCCCATCAATTTCTGCTTCACACTCTGATGGTTTCATATCCACAGCAATTTTAGAAGCTTCTGGGAGTTCAACATCATCTTTAGCCTCTGGTAGTGTTACATCTACATCTTTCTTGGGGAAGCTTAAATCAATTTCAggtccttttacttttggcattttgattccaaactttggcaTTTGAAACTTGCCTCTGTGTCCTTCAAGTTCAACGTCAGTGTGCAGAGGTTTGATTTTCACTTCAGGTTTTTTAACCTCCACCCTTTCCTCTGGAATCAAAACCTCTGCTTTTCCAAGACTGGCATCAATTTTAGGGGTCTCTGGGAGTTTGAGCTCAGTTTTAGTCTCTGTTAGTGTGATATCTGTGTCTTTCTTTGATAAACTTACATCTACATCAGGCCCTTTTACTTTAGGCATAGAGAAACTGAAATTTGGCATTTTGAATTTTGAAGGTGATCCTTCTGTATCTTTAGCTAAAACCTCAATCACAGGAGCTTTCATTTCTACTTCGGCAGAAGGTTGTTTTAGTTCAACATCAGGGAAGTTGACATCTGCTTTTGCTTCTGGTATTCTGACATCTATATCTTTCTTTGATAAGCCAAGATGAAATTCAGGTCCTTTTACCTTTGGCATGGACATTCCAAACTTTGGCATTTTGAACTCGCTTCCTTGTCCTTTAACTTCGGTCTGCAAAGGTTTAACGTCCAGCTCAGCTTCTTCAACTTTGGCCTTAGCCTCTGGAATCAAAACATTCACTTCCATCTTTCCCTCTGGAATTGCAACTTTTGCATCTTGAAGACTGGCATCAACTTCTGGGGACTTAACACTtggttttgaaaaagaaaatctgggcagtgaaaaccttgtttttttcagtttggcATCAACCTCAACACCTTGCTGTTGCTCTGTTACAACACTGCCTGATGGCGTTTTGACTTCAACCTCTGGCAGATGGACCTCAGCTTTAACTTTTGGTACATCAACATCTGTGTGTGGCACAGATATGTGCATGTCAGCTCCATCAGTTTTGATTTCTGTGTCTATATCATGTAGTTCAGTGCTGACATTTGGAGTTGCAGCTCCAAATTTAGGAAATTTGAATGTTGGCAATTGAAATTTTGATGGTGATCCTTTTACACTGCTTAATTGAGCTTCAGTATCAGGAGCTTTAATTTCCACTTTAGCAGAAGATTCTTTGAGTTCAACATCGGGGAGATTGACTTCAGCTTTGGCGTCTGGTAGTGTGAAGTCTACATCTTTCTTTGATAAGCTGAAATCAATTTCAGGTCCTTTCACTTTTGGCATTGAGATTCCAAACTTTGGCATTTTGAACTTGCCTCCTTGCCCATCAATTTCTGCTTCATACTCTGGTAATTTCATATCCACAGCAATTTTAGAAGCTTCTGGGAGTTCAACATCAGCTTTAGCCTCTGGTAGTGTTACATCTACATCTTTCTTGGGGAAGCTTAAATCAATTTCAggtccttttacttttggcattttgattccaaactttggcaTTTGAAACTTGCCTCTGTGTCCTTCAAGTTCAACGTCAGTGTGCAGAGGTTTGATTTTCACTTCAGGTTTTTTAACCTCCACCCTTTCCTCTGGAATGAAAACCTCTGCTTTTCCAAGACTGGCATCAATTTTAGGGGTCTCTGGGAGTTTGAGCTCAGTTTTAGTCTCTGGTAGTGTGATATCTGTGTCTTTCTTTGATAAACTTACATCTATATCAGGCCCTTTTACTTTAGGCATAGAGAAACTGAAATTTGGCATTTTGAATTTTGAAGGTGATCCTTCTGTATCTTTAGCTAAAACCTCAATCACAGGAGCTTTCATTTCTACTTCGGCAGAAGGTTGTTTTAGTTCAACATCAGGGAAGTTGACATCTGCTTTTGCTTCTGGTATTCTGACATCTATATCTTTCTTTGATAAGCCAAGATGAAATTCAGGTCCTTTTACCTTTGGCATGGACATTCCAAACTTTGGCATTTTGAACTCGCTTCCTTGTCCTTTAACTTCTCTCTGCAAAGGTTTAACGTCCAGCTCAGCTTTTTCAACTTTGGCCTTAGCCTCTGGAATCAAAACATTCACTTCCACCTTTCCCTCTGGAATTGCAACTTTTGCATCTTGAAGACTGGCATCAACTTCTGGGGACTTAACACTtggttttgaaaaagaaaatctgggcagtgaaaaccttgtttttttcagtttggcATCAACCTCAACACCTTGCTGTTGCTCTGTTACAACACTGCCTGATGGCTTTTTGACTTCAACCTCTGGCAGATGGACCTCTGCTTTAACTTCTGGTACATCAACATCTGTGTGTGGCACAGATATGTGCATGTCAGCTCCATCAGTTTTGATCTCTGTGTCTATATCAGGTAGTTTAGCGCTGACATTTGGAGTGGTAACTCCAAATTTTGGGAATTTGAATGTTGGCAATTGAAATTTTGATGGTGATCCTTTCACACTGCTTAATTGAGTTTCAATCTCTGGAGCCTTAATTTCCACTTTAGCAGAAGGTTCTTTGAGTTCAACATCTGGGAGATTGACTTCAGCTTTGGCGTCTGGTAGTGTGAAGTCTACATCTTTCTTTGATAAGCTGAAATCAATTTCAGGTCCTTTCACTTTTGGCATTGAGATTCCAAACTTTGGTATTTTGAACTTGCCTCCTTGCCCATCAATTTCTGCTTCATACTCTGGTGATTTCATATCCACAGCAATTTTAGAAGCTTCTGGGAGTTCAACATCAGCTTTAGCCTCTGGTAGTGTTACATCTACATCTTTCTTGGGGAAGCTTAAATCAATTTCAggtccttttacttttggcattgtgattccaaactttggcaTTTGGAACTTGCCTCCATGTCCTTCAATGTCAATGCCAGTTTGCAAAGGTTTGATTTTCACTTCAGGTTTTTTATCCTCCATTTTTGCCTCTGTAATCAAAACCTCTGCTTTTCCAAGACTGACATCGATTTTAGGGGCTTCTGGGAGTTTGATCTCAGCTTTAGTCCCTGGTAATGTGATATCTGTGTCTTTCTTTGATAAGCTTACATCTACATCAGGCCCTTTTACTTTAGGCATAGAGAAACTGAAATTTGGCATTTTGAATTTTGAAGGTGATCCTTCTGTATCTTTAGCTAAAACCTCAATCACAGGAGCTTTCATTTCTACCTTGGCAGAAGGTTGTTTTAGTTCAACATCAGGGAAGTTGACATCTGCTTTTGCTTCTGGTATTCTGACATCTATATCTTTCTTTGATAAGCCAAGATGAAATTCAGGTCCTTTTACCTTTGGCATGGACATTCCAAACTTTGGCATTTTGAACTCGCTTCCTTGTCCTTTAACTTCTGTCTGCAAAGGTTTAACGTCCAGCTCAGCTTCTTCAACTTTGGCCTTAGCCTCTGGAATCAAAACTTCTGCTTTTCCAAGACTGACATCAATTTTAGGGGCATCTGGGTGTTTGACCTCAACCTTTGTCTCTGGTAGTGGGATATCAATATCTCTCTTTGTTAAGCTCAAGTCAAATTCTGGCTCTTTTAATTTTGGCATtttgattccaaactttggcaTTTTGAACTTTTCTCCCTTTCCATCAAGCTCACCTTTAGTCTGCATGAACTGCATTTCCACTTCAGGTTTTTTAACCTCCATCTTAGCCTCTGGAATTGAAACATCCACTTTTCCAAGATCAACCTCTGGAAGTTTGACATCAGGTTTTGTCTCTGGTAATTTGACATCTACGTCTTTGTTTGAAAGGCTAACATCCATTTTAGGTCCCTTCACTTTTGGCATGGAGAAACTAAGATGTGGCATTTTAAAGCTTCCTTTCCCATCCTCTTCAATTTCTGTAGTTTTCCTATCTGTTGATAGGCCCTCAATGTCAATGCTGGGTGCTTCAGTGTGAACGTCAGGGAATTTGACATCAGCTTTGGCTGCTGGTAAAGTCCCATCTACATCTTTCTTTGATAGGCTTAAATCAATGTCAGGCCGTTTGATTTGAGGTCCAGAAAAACCGAGACTTGGCAGTTTGAACTTGCTTCCCTTTCCTTCATGTTCAGTTCCTGTAGTTTTAATATCTATTGATGGGCCTTCAATGTCAATGCTGGGTGCTGCAATGTCAACTGCAAGAGCGTCTGAAGGAATTTTAATATCAGCTCCGTCGGTTTTGACATCTTTGTCCATATCAGATACTTCTACAGAAATGTCTGGAGTACCAACTCCAAATTTAGATAGTTTGAATGTCGGCATCTTAAATTTCAATGGTGATCCTTCTGTATCTTTTTCTGTAACTTTTATTTCAGGAGCTTTAATTTCCACTTCAGCAGAGGGTTCGTTTAGTTCAACTTCAGGGACTTTTACTTCAGCTTTGGCTTCTGGTAGTGTCACATCTACATCTTTCTTTGATAAGCTAAAGTGAATTTCAGGTCCTTTTATCTTTGGCATtgtgattccaaactttggcaTTTGAAATGTGTCTCCTTGTCCTTCCAATTCAACATCAGTCTGCAAAGGTTTGATTTTCACTTCAGGTTTTTTAACTTCCATCTTTGCCTCTTGAAACAAAACTTCTGCTTTTCCAAGACTGGCATCAATTTTAggggtttctgggagtttgacTTCAGCACCGGCCTCTGGTAGTGTGACATCTACATCTTTCTTTGATGAACTTATATTAAGTTGAGGTCCTTTGACTTTAGGCATAGAGAATCCGAGATGTGGCATTTTAAACTTGCTTCCTTTCCCCTCATGATCAGTTCCTATAGCCTTCATATCAATTGAAGGACCCTTAACGTCAATGCTGGGTGCT from Perca fluviatilis chromosome 20, GENO_Pfluv_1.0, whole genome shotgun sequence encodes the following:
- the LOC120549533 gene encoding neuroblast differentiation-associated protein AHNAK-like isoform X1, which translates into the protein MCDCFHLAFPNWHAASSGTAGRRLRAPEPGTEDDSTCDEPSQFTERERPRPQGSSPVEEYPESEKYTDSDKECEAEHDPHHKSGSGKKTKKSGLGSMFEKRSTPKMSKLKEFHSPESGLIVKTAKDGCAEGLVYGGGGKEGIFIKEVVPESPASKSLKLKEGDQILSATVYFDNVSYEDAIQILEHAQAYRVKLCLKRKPDITDTETAIESDVIPEEDVYAPEMREQGKTKRRGDARFSWPKFPSFGKGKKSRFTRSHSTSEADEQRKLELSPTTSDTESPIKSQDALKGKKKHKIKLSVLTKRGRISSSEDQDTDAPTSAQMVSPECLESPSGETPQIYATEDLKVVEDLRREQNYQKLTDPQTVQHKVELITIDSTLKTEDLTVALAGQGSPSGIKSPDGKKKKKERSELKMKILGKDKSHKKDAKAKSSPKRLKTLGASIEIADQPGNEKSDAIPSFKSQTKLQGDQLALNANTQIISSESSRVISAKSGTTQMEMSIPKVELEISDVELIRQSPQKGEEKTKKGKDVKQKPETKTGPTFKLPKIGFSDIATEETIPKMNVNFEECTPKIEQFTTEGTEVKEDPYERLSKSSLSKTELPKREDIVIPGMEDMSRRTTAKGIKEPKAVFTGHYEDIQAETVQLPFDVDSVKEAVSKLPGFKLPKVDTSGVPIPEEITVIDANAQRISVKTPTKTKHDAHFSKFDITASPEISKTTVKLPKITSADLTSEELLMERKVDFKKTEKEYKTEPKQSDKEHFIIPGKESVQVAAIFQTQETQGTEGIKSEYESAATLKSKKAKITMTSFGIAKPDITIPDIGIALPKQKQKGDNVKGERTIFLEDEDMSNTETRNKIGEVMSEVKIPEIESIEYIDSVDGSPDKKDGGVGLTGFGINLAASPKSDISFPEIRGEVKGVEYKEHTFKLPEFGAVTENISINVPDAEKDKKIDGADIRTLEREGKSGKFKMPNLSISMPKVKGPEIDLSLSEKDVDLTLPEEKAEVDLPDIPEVEVTLGNVDVSIPKKMMEVKKPELDVKPWQTEGELEGRGSKFKEPKFGIKMPKLKGPEFDLSLSKKDVDVRLPEVKSEVKLPETPKIDARLGKAEVLIPEAKVEVKKPEVEIKPLHTDVELEGQGGKFQMPKFGITMPKVKGPEIDLSLSKKGVGVTLPEAKAEVKLPEAPEIDATLGKINVSIPKQKMEVEKPELEIKPLRTGGELDGQGGKLKMPKLGVKMPKIKAPEFDLSLSKKDVDVLLPEAKAEVKPPDVEHTEHGIKVDVKAPEIAVYQQDVEGSSSKCKMPTFKLPAFGVGTPNVSVEAHDMDKDIKADINKHVVNIEAPSIDVKGPSIDMKAIGTDHEGKGSKFKMPHLGFSMPKVKGPQLNISSSKKDVDVTLPEAGAEVKLPETPKIDASLGKAEVLFQEAKMEVKKPEVKIKPLQTDVELEGQGDTFQMPKFGITMPKIKGPEIHFSLSKKDVDVTLPEAKAEVKVPEVELNEPSAEVEIKAPEIKVTEKDTEGSPLKFKMPTFKLSKFGVGTPDISVEVSDMDKDVKTDGADIKIPSDALAVDIAAPSIDIEGPSIDIKTTGTEHEGKGSKFKLPSLGFSGPQIKRPDIDLSLSKKDVDGTLPAAKADVKFPDVHTEAPSIDIEGLSTDRKTTEIEEDGKGSFKMPHLSFSMPKVKGPKMDVSLSNKDVDVKLPETKPDVKLPEVDLGKVDVSIPEAKMEVKKPEVEMQFMQTKGELDGKGEKFKMPKFGIKMPKLKEPEFDLSLTKRDIDIPLPETKVEVKHPDAPKIDVSLGKAEVLIPEAKAKVEEAELDVKPLQTEVKGQGSEFKMPKFGMSMPKVKGPEFHLGLSKKDIDVRIPEAKADVNFPDVELKQPSAKVEMKAPVIEVLAKDTEGSPSKFKMPNFSFSMPKVKGPDVDVSLSKKDTDITLPGTKAEIKLPEAPKIDVSLGKAEVLITEAKMEDKKPEVKIKPLQTGIDIEGHGGKFQMPKFGITMPKVKGPEIDLSFPKKDVDVTLPEAKADVELPEASKIAVDMKSPEYEAEIDGQGGKFKIPKFGISMPKVKGPEIDFSLSKKDVDFTLPDAKAEVNLPDVELKEPSAKVEIKAPEIETQLSSVKGSPSKFQLPTFKFPKFGVTTPNVSAKLPDIDTEIKTDGADMHISVPHTDVDVPEVKAEVHLPEVEVKKPSGSVVTEQQQGVEVDAKLKKTRFSLPRFSFSKPSVKSPEVDASLQDAKVAIPEGKVEVNVLIPEAKAKVEKAELDVKPLQREVKGQGSEFKMPKFGMSMPKVKGPEFHLGLSKKDIDVRIPEAKADVNFPDVELKQPSAEVEMKAPVIEVLAKDTEGSPSKFKMPNFSFSMPKVKGPDIDVSLSKKDTDITLPETKTELKLPETPKIDASLGKAEVFIPEERVEVKKPEVKIKPLHTDVELEGHRGKFQMPKFGIKMPKVKGPEIDLSFPKKDVDVTLPEAKADVELPEASKIAVDMKLPEYEAEIDGQGGKFKMPKFGISMPKVKGPEIDFSLSKKDVDFTLPDAKAEVNLPDVELKESSAKVEIKAPDTEAQLSSVKGSPSKFQLPTFKFPKFGAATPNVSTELHDIDTEIKTDGADMHISVPHTDVDVPKVKAEVHLPEVEVKTPSGSVVTEQQQGVEVDAKLKKTRFSLPRFSFSKPSVKSPEVDASLQDAKVAIPEGKMEVNVLIPEAKAKVEEAELDVKPLQTEVKGQGSEFKMPKFGMSMPKVKGPEFHLGLSKKDIDVRIPEAKADVNFPDVELKQPSAEVEMKAPVIEVLAKDTEGSPSKFKMPNFSFSMPKVKGPDVDVSLSKKDTDITLTETKTELKLPETPKIDASLGKAEVLIPEERVEVKKPEVKIKPLHTDVELEGHRGKFQMPKFGIKMPKVKGPEIDLSFPKKDVDVTLPEAKDDVELPEASKIAVDMKPSECEAEIDGQGGKFKMPKFGISMPKVKGPEIDFSLSKKDVDFTLPDAKAEVNLPDVELKEPSAKVEIKAPEIEAQLSSVKGSPSKFQLPTFKFPKFGAATPNVTTELPDIDTEIKTDGADMHISVPHTDVDVPEVKAEVHLPEVEVKKPSGSVVTKQQQGVEVDAKLKKTRFSLPRFSFSKPSVKSPEVDASLQDAKVAIPEGKVEVNVLIPEAKAKAEEAELDVKPLQTEVKGQGSEFKMPKFGMSMPKVKGPEFHLGLSKKDIDVRIPEAKADVNFPDVELKQPSAEVEMKAPVIEVLAKDTEGSPSKFKMPNFSFSMPKVKGPDVDVSLSKKDTDITLPETKTELKLPETPKIDASLGKAEVLIPEERVEVKKPEVKIKPLHTDVELEGHRGKFQMPKFGIKMPKVKGPEIDLSFPKKDVDVTLPEAKDDVELPEASKIAVDMKPSECEAEIDGQGGKFKMPKFGISMPKVKGPEIDFSLSKKDVDFTLPDAKAEVNLPDVELKEPSAKVEIKAPEIEAQLSSVKGSPSKFQLPTFKFPKFGAATPNVSTELPDIDTEIQIDGADMHISVPHTDVDVPEVKAEVHLPEVEVKKPSGSAVIEQQPDIEVDAKLKKPRFSLPRFSFSKTSVKAPEVDASLQDANVAIPEGEVEVKGGEVDMKLPEYEAEVDGQGSRFKMPKFGISMPKIKGPEIDLSLSKKDVDVTLPEAKAEVQLSDVKIKQPAVQIKAPEMEAHTGNTEGSPSKLKMPTFTLPKFGAATPKVSVEVPDVDKDIKIDGATVDVTAPSIDTEGLSVDVKAKGSQFEGSGSKFKMPKFGISMSKVKGPEIDLSLSKKDVDIPLPEAKAKIELPNVAVKESEVEIKAPEIKIATKGSEGSPSKLKMPTFKLPKFGVGTPSATVEVPDRDRDVKIDGDDIKIPEEVLAVDIAAPSIGTEGPSIDIKTTGTEHEGKGSMFKLPSLGFSGPQIKRPDIDLDLSKIDVDVTLPEAKAGIKLPHVELKESSAKVEIKAPGSDVQTSNVEGSPSKLKMPTFTLPKESDGSISVSQAPMIEGDGKLRKTSWTLPRFSFSKTNVKAPEADVNLDVPKVDIASLEAKTDIQLPDIDTKESSGTSIEGAPTTDLDAKLKKPRFSLPKFSFSKQSSKESKDDVSLPDDVSLPKGNVEVKQPEVELKPPEGDVELEGQESKFKMPLFGFSMPKVKGPEIDLSLSKKDVDVKLPEAKAEVQLPNVKIKQQSATVEIKAPEIEAQTGNVEGSPSKLKMPTFTLPKFGGATPKVSVEVPDVDKDIQIDGATADVTAPSIDTKGLSVDVKAKGSETEGSGSKFKMPKFGISMPKVKGPEIDLSLSKKDVDVKLPEAKAEVQLPDVKIKQPSATVEIKAPEIEAQTGNVEGSPSKLKMPTFTLPKFGAATPKVSVEVPDVDKDIKIDGATVDVTGPSIDTKGLSVDVKAKGSETEGSGSKFKMPKFGISMPKVKGPEIDLSLSKKDVDVKLPEAKAEVQLPDVKIKQPSATVEIKAPEIEAQTGNVEGSPSKLKMPTFTLPKFGAATPKVSVEVPDVDKDIKIDGATVDVTAPSIDTEGRSVDVKAEGSELEGSRSKFKMPKFGISMPKVKGTELDLSLTKKDVDVTLPEAKAEIKLPNVEVKESEGAILIPDAPTVDVENKLKRPNWSFPKFSFSKTGGKAPDADVNLETPKVDVTSPEAKAEVQGLSGAISMEEPSAAELNENLKKKTFTLPRFSFSKSSVKEPEVSAELPDVDVSLPEREVIVKQPEIKMKAPELEAEHDGQESKFKLPKFGIALTKAKGPEQDVNASQKDVGITLPEVKAEVKLPETEVKESSASVEMKASESEAKSKGVGGSPLKFKMPTLKMPKFGVATYDVTAGVPDADKVAETDGAKLKEDVTVNIKGPSVDIKTDVSKEAITGSETLKTETESVDIGSPSKFKLPSFKMPKLSFSRPNPEDEHVPVDTECKEDQVEMEVEPKGLSKSAKVTLTSFGEILKNIDVEFDVPKTEENLETSKDVHETDKTSGKQLEAKEKETTTKSPERTGWFKFPKFGLSSPSEPAKISEKDTHKDEKTPVEGTVEEISPTFSVQSSDAFADISSAMTSEHVGLSLSSPTKVTVKYSEPNAATGLGEMHSNIITSTTRTELISVEPNLPEKITILSSGVSSSSEDTLRLESGKIHVITSNIQATPEAQRAKLLTAVQIQSAEGLPLESEANEAASWTVEDSQSSKKTVFERHLVRETSTERSESKETIVITKQITSMFDSSEPILGETASSIQRLRESVHSDKMRFFDGADK